The following are encoded in a window of Ferrimicrobium sp. genomic DNA:
- a CDS encoding zinc-binding dehydrogenase: protein MISRSPARFLTARVLKDRLTDKAIESGPLALKDVDVPRLPSSDWVRVRPLLSGICGSDLATVFFQSSRYFEALTSLPFTPGHEIVGERVDEPGKRIVIEPALTCAIRGLAPCEFCASGQTQRCESTTIGDLKEGIQLGYCASTGGGWSNEFIAHERAIHSVPDALSLEDAVMIEPLACAIHVSLRPTVRRGHLAIIGAGTVGLASLAASGLLGEYDSITVVAKHPLQRQLAKELGAHQVLYSDELLSAARRLHASQRVGRYLSNGFDIVIDAVGSTTSIESAIESVRPGGEVIIAGMPPRQPLDLAPLWHREVTIKGAYAYGTEELDPGTASRLGLAATDTHPRTFALAIHVAEQLRLGRLVTHHYRLNEYVPALRKAYHGGREDAIKVVFDLTKRKSVHDA, encoded by the coding sequence GTGATCAGTCGTTCACCGGCTCGGTTCCTCACGGCCCGCGTACTCAAAGATCGACTCACCGACAAGGCGATCGAGTCGGGACCACTCGCACTCAAAGACGTTGACGTACCACGACTGCCTTCGTCTGACTGGGTACGGGTGCGTCCACTGCTCTCAGGTATCTGCGGCTCCGACCTCGCCACCGTGTTCTTCCAATCCTCGCGCTACTTCGAGGCGCTGACCTCGCTTCCTTTCACCCCTGGGCACGAGATCGTCGGCGAGCGTGTCGATGAACCGGGCAAACGCATCGTCATTGAACCGGCACTTACCTGCGCCATCCGTGGCCTCGCCCCCTGTGAGTTCTGCGCCAGTGGACAGACCCAACGCTGTGAGTCCACCACCATCGGTGACCTTAAAGAGGGAATCCAACTCGGCTACTGTGCTTCGACCGGTGGCGGATGGTCGAACGAATTCATCGCCCATGAACGCGCAATTCACTCGGTGCCCGACGCACTCAGCCTTGAAGACGCGGTCATGATCGAACCTTTGGCCTGTGCCATCCACGTCAGCCTTCGACCAACCGTGCGTCGCGGACATCTCGCCATCATTGGAGCCGGCACCGTCGGACTGGCGAGCCTCGCAGCCTCTGGCCTCCTCGGCGAGTACGACTCGATCACAGTGGTCGCCAAGCACCCGCTCCAGCGCCAACTGGCCAAGGAGCTTGGGGCCCACCAGGTGCTCTATAGCGACGAACTGCTCAGCGCAGCTCGTCGCCTGCATGCGAGCCAGCGCGTTGGCCGCTATCTCAGCAACGGCTTCGATATCGTCATCGATGCGGTTGGGTCGACGACGAGCATCGAGTCCGCCATCGAGTCGGTTCGCCCTGGTGGCGAGGTGATCATCGCCGGCATGCCTCCACGCCAGCCCCTCGATCTTGCACCCCTGTGGCATCGCGAGGTCACCATCAAGGGCGCCTATGCCTATGGAACCGAAGAGCTTGATCCTGGGACCGCGAGCCGTCTCGGCCTCGCTGCTACCGATACGCACCCACGCACTTTTGCGCTCGCCATCCACGTCGCCGAGCAGTTGCGTCTCGGACGCCTCGTCACCCACCACTACCGGCTCAACGAATACGTCCCTGCACTTCGTAAGGCCTATCACGGTGGTCGCGAGGACGCCATTAAAGTTGTCTTCGATCTCACAAAAAGAAAGTCGGTACACGATGCCTAG
- a CDS encoding nickel-dependent lactate racemase yields the protein MPRPGFVLEVDRATPPTLFWHGESFRLERLPRGSRILYPPEPLNPITDVRAAINQALEHPVGDAQPLSSLLNPNMKLTIAFDDVSLPLPQMTAPDIRSLVIEAVLERAAEAGVTDVVLIAALALHRRMTENELRHALGNRVYNAMAPRGQLTQHDAEDKANMTVVGETDRGELVELNRRAVESDLLVYVNINLVSMDGGHKSVATGLAGYDSIKFHHNVNTMVHSRSFMDRHNSELHSSNWRMGHVIKDAGVKIFQIETTLNTATFPESFRFLSKREWEWNLRDRGSFIAASEALKKTPPHLARQIFQSVRSPYGVTGITAGEVEAVHEITLDRVYQQQLVRVDGQSDILTLGLPFIGPYNVNSIMNPILVYCLGLGYFFNMYRNKPLVRKGGVVILSHPNRPEFDPAFHPSYVDFFEQVLTETTDPLVIESKYEESFARDPWYIHLYRTGNAYHGVHPFYMWYWGAHALDHLGGVIVLGGDPKTTRRLGFQAASTMADALEMARSIVGQDPSIMHLHSPPLVMADVY from the coding sequence ATGCCTAGACCCGGATTTGTTCTCGAGGTTGACCGCGCGACCCCACCGACGCTCTTCTGGCACGGGGAGTCCTTCCGTCTAGAGCGTCTACCGCGAGGCTCGCGGATCCTCTACCCGCCGGAGCCTCTCAATCCCATCACCGATGTCCGAGCCGCCATCAACCAAGCGCTGGAGCACCCCGTTGGGGACGCCCAGCCGCTCTCGAGCCTGTTGAACCCCAACATGAAGCTCACGATCGCCTTCGATGATGTCTCCCTTCCGCTGCCGCAGATGACGGCACCCGATATTCGCTCACTGGTGATCGAAGCGGTACTTGAACGTGCCGCCGAGGCCGGAGTGACCGATGTCGTGTTGATTGCAGCCCTTGCCCTCCATCGGCGTATGACTGAGAACGAGCTACGCCATGCCCTCGGCAACCGGGTCTATAACGCGATGGCTCCCCGGGGCCAACTCACCCAACACGACGCCGAGGACAAGGCCAATATGACCGTCGTCGGGGAGACCGACCGGGGAGAGCTGGTAGAGCTCAACCGTCGTGCGGTCGAGAGCGACCTACTCGTCTACGTCAACATCAACCTCGTCTCCATGGACGGGGGACACAAATCCGTCGCTACCGGACTTGCCGGCTACGACTCGATCAAGTTTCACCACAACGTCAACACGATGGTGCATTCGCGGTCGTTCATGGATCGACACAACTCCGAGCTCCACTCGTCGAACTGGCGCATGGGACATGTGATCAAAGATGCAGGAGTCAAGATCTTTCAGATCGAGACGACTCTCAACACCGCGACCTTCCCGGAGAGCTTTCGCTTCCTGTCCAAGCGCGAGTGGGAGTGGAACCTGCGTGACCGGGGCAGCTTTATCGCTGCCAGCGAGGCGCTCAAAAAGACCCCTCCGCACCTCGCTCGCCAGATCTTTCAATCGGTACGATCCCCCTATGGCGTCACCGGCATCACCGCTGGTGAGGTCGAGGCGGTCCATGAGATCACTTTGGACCGTGTCTACCAACAGCAACTGGTGCGGGTTGATGGCCAATCCGACATCTTGACCCTTGGACTCCCCTTCATCGGCCCCTACAACGTCAACTCGATTATGAATCCGATCCTTGTCTATTGCCTCGGCCTTGGCTACTTCTTCAACATGTACCGCAACAAGCCTTTGGTGCGCAAGGGTGGTGTCGTCATTTTGTCTCATCCGAATCGCCCGGAGTTCGACCCAGCATTTCATCCAAGCTATGTCGACTTCTTTGAACAGGTCCTCACCGAGACCACCGATCCGCTGGTGATCGAATCCAAGTACGAAGAGTCCTTCGCGCGCGATCCCTGGTACATCCACCTCTATCGGACCGGCAACGCCTACCATGGGGTGCATCCGTTCTACATGTGGTATTGGGGGGCCCATGCCCTCGACCATCTTGGTGGCGTGATCGTCCTCGGTGGTGACCCAAAGACGACCCGCCGCCTCGGCTTCCAAGCAGCCTCGACGATGGCCGACGCCCTTGAGATGGCGCGCTCCATCGTTGGTCAAGACCCGAGCATCATGCACCTGCACTCCCCTCCCTTGGTGATGGCTGATGTCTACTAA
- a CDS encoding 1-acyl-sn-glycerol-3-phosphate acyltransferase — protein MSTKPSMSSLLGFILRRPTPPQSMIPPRSHATGTNYDTSFSRKEPVRKVRALLLDAGITPLTRAITKPTTINASALDGLERPLIFVANHQSHLDTPLVLAVLPPQLRHHTVVGAGADFFFDRRTKGFFSSTLLGAIPIDRVRPSRASAELAIQLLEEGWNLVLFPEGGRTPDGLTQELKSGAAQIAIKVSRPVVPLFIDGTYEIYGKTNDRIHPGSTTVVIGEPLFPRGGEKVAELNERITHALGVLGREAATDFFTARQPERALPFPAPSRSWVEAWRSSDHRHHPDSERKWPKMFGSRN, from the coding sequence ATGTCTACTAAGCCCTCGATGAGCTCGCTGCTCGGCTTCATCCTTCGTCGGCCAACCCCGCCGCAATCGATGATTCCACCGCGAAGCCATGCCACCGGCACCAACTATGACACCAGCTTTTCGCGCAAGGAGCCGGTTCGAAAGGTCCGCGCGCTGTTGCTCGACGCTGGCATCACACCCTTGACCCGTGCGATCACGAAGCCAACCACCATCAACGCCTCGGCACTTGATGGCTTAGAACGTCCGCTTATCTTCGTGGCCAACCACCAGAGTCACCTGGACACGCCGCTCGTCCTGGCGGTTTTGCCACCCCAGCTGCGCCACCACACGGTGGTCGGAGCCGGTGCAGACTTCTTCTTTGACCGCAGGACCAAGGGCTTCTTCTCCTCGACGCTGCTCGGCGCTATCCCTATCGACCGCGTTCGCCCCTCGAGAGCCTCAGCGGAGCTGGCGATCCAGCTCCTTGAGGAGGGTTGGAACCTCGTGCTGTTTCCCGAAGGGGGTCGAACGCCGGATGGTCTCACCCAAGAACTGAAGTCTGGTGCCGCACAGATCGCCATCAAGGTCAGCCGCCCGGTGGTGCCTCTCTTTATCGACGGCACTTACGAGATCTACGGCAAGACCAACGATCGGATCCATCCCGGCTCCACCACCGTCGTCATCGGCGAACCGCTCTTTCCCCGCGGCGGTGAAAAGGTCGCCGAGCTGAACGAACGTATCACCCACGCCCTCGGAGTCCTTGGGCGAGAGGCGGCAACCGACTTCTTTACCGCCAGACAACCCGAGCGTGCGCTCCCGTTCCCTGCCCCATCGCGAAGTTGGGTCGAGGCGTGGCGATCAAGTGACCATCGCCACCATCCCGACAGTGAGCGCAAGTGGCCAAAGATGTTTGGTTCCCGCAACTAA
- a CDS encoding GntR family transcriptional regulator, with amino-acid sequence MRVPRYVSVADEIRAEIAANDFRHGDLLPSEADLGSRFGVSRITVRKALEILRGEGLVESQQGRGWVVTRAPLRQVLGEFSTIEQQLEEIGVVPRRRIIASRVIEATGRLEEVLGGGELLEVTRVNLADGTPFAKVTVWIPSYLGRGLSIKDLEHRSFYELLSSSRLLRRPLKRAVQTIAGASISDADAQLLNVVAGAPGLMCERITFDEGDHPVLFSRSLFPASMAVFEIELAPSFDSIAPTGLRLMEST; translated from the coding sequence GTGCGTGTACCTCGATACGTAAGCGTTGCTGACGAAATTAGGGCTGAGATTGCTGCCAATGATTTTCGTCACGGCGACTTACTCCCGTCCGAAGCCGATCTCGGTTCACGGTTTGGCGTGTCGCGTATTACCGTCCGTAAGGCGCTTGAGATCCTGCGTGGCGAGGGCCTTGTCGAGTCACAGCAGGGCAGGGGTTGGGTCGTCACCCGAGCTCCGTTGCGGCAGGTGCTCGGTGAATTCTCGACCATCGAACAACAGCTCGAGGAGATCGGCGTTGTCCCTCGGCGGCGTATTATCGCCTCGAGGGTGATCGAGGCCACCGGGCGTTTGGAAGAAGTGCTCGGTGGTGGTGAGCTACTCGAGGTGACGCGGGTCAATCTAGCTGATGGGACGCCGTTTGCCAAGGTGACGGTTTGGATTCCGTCCTACCTCGGCCGAGGCCTCTCGATCAAGGACCTTGAGCATCGCTCCTTCTATGAGTTGTTGAGCTCATCGAGATTGCTCCGGCGTCCGTTGAAGCGCGCGGTGCAGACGATTGCTGGCGCGAGCATCTCTGATGCCGACGCTCAACTGCTCAATGTGGTGGCCGGTGCTCCTGGCCTGATGTGTGAGCGTATTACCTTTGATGAGGGTGATCATCCGGTTCTTTTCTCTCGCTCACTGTTCCCCGCCTCGATGGCCGTGTTTGAGATCGAGCTCGCACCGTCGTTTGACTCAATTGCTCCAACCGGGTTGCGGTTGATGGAGTCGACGTAG
- a CDS encoding aconitate hydratase, with amino-acid sequence MTTVDASTPVASVNKLYERFQETSEIGRQRLGRGLTFAEKVLFAHFLHPEGTELERGQSYVELMPDRVAMQDATAQMALLQFMTAGLPQVAVPATVHCDHLIQAQFGATTDLETAEVTNKEVYDFLRSVSAKYGLGFWEPGSGIIHQVVLEQYAFPGAMMIGTDSHTPNAGGLSMVAIGVGGADAVDVMVGMPFNVRLPKLIGVHLKGAPTGWTAAKDVILRVAEILTVKGGTGAILEYFGEGARALSTTGKATICNMGAEIGATCSLFPADENSVAYLRSTGRDAIADLVASHLADLTDDPEVEQNPKLYFDQVIEIDLSTLEPQIVGPGTPDLGRGVSEIGAEATEKGWPTELSYTLVGSCTNSSYEDIARAASIARWANERGLKVKSPLLVTPGSERVRATIERDGLLDDLRAIGATELANACGPCIGQWKRTDKAAEGVNSILTSYNRNFPKRNDGSADTLAFIASPEIVVAYALVGHFNFNPLTDDIEGERLPQPTGERLPAQGFASEQSGFRAPPSDSSTVVVKVDPSSERLQLLEPFSPWDGKDLLGLPVLMKAVGKCTTDHISAAGPWLRYRGHLDNISNNLFLGVNNAFGSVAGKGWCKIHETEESLPEIARHYKAAGIAWVAIGDENYGEGSSREHAAMEPRFLGARAIIARSFARIAETNLKKQGILPLTFADPATYELIERDDAIDIVDLANLAPDTPVHGKIHHANRETVDFVMNHTLSPTHIEWFHAGSALNIIRERAR; translated from the coding sequence ATGACAACCGTGGACGCATCAACCCCCGTAGCCAGCGTAAACAAGCTCTACGAGCGATTCCAAGAGACGAGCGAGATCGGCCGTCAACGACTTGGGCGCGGGCTTACCTTCGCAGAAAAAGTGCTCTTTGCCCACTTCCTTCACCCCGAAGGCACAGAGCTCGAGCGGGGACAAAGCTATGTCGAGCTCATGCCAGATCGCGTCGCCATGCAGGATGCGACCGCCCAAATGGCCCTCTTGCAGTTCATGACAGCCGGGTTACCACAGGTAGCGGTGCCCGCAACCGTCCACTGCGATCACCTCATCCAAGCACAATTTGGAGCGACCACCGACCTTGAGACCGCCGAGGTGACGAACAAGGAGGTCTACGACTTTCTGCGCTCCGTCTCAGCCAAATATGGTCTCGGCTTCTGGGAGCCAGGCTCAGGCATCATCCACCAGGTCGTCCTCGAGCAGTACGCCTTCCCAGGTGCGATGATGATCGGGACCGACTCGCATACCCCGAACGCTGGTGGACTCTCCATGGTGGCGATCGGTGTCGGCGGCGCCGATGCGGTCGACGTCATGGTGGGGATGCCTTTTAATGTCCGCCTGCCAAAGCTCATCGGCGTGCATCTGAAAGGGGCACCAACCGGTTGGACCGCAGCCAAGGACGTCATCCTCCGCGTCGCCGAGATTCTCACCGTCAAAGGAGGCACCGGTGCGATTCTGGAGTACTTCGGCGAGGGAGCGCGCGCCCTGTCGACCACCGGCAAAGCCACCATCTGCAACATGGGCGCCGAGATCGGTGCTACTTGTTCGCTCTTCCCTGCCGACGAGAACTCGGTCGCCTATTTGCGCTCGACCGGACGCGATGCAATCGCCGACCTCGTGGCCTCGCACCTGGCAGATCTCACCGATGATCCAGAGGTGGAGCAAAACCCGAAGTTGTACTTCGACCAGGTGATCGAAATCGACCTGAGCACCCTCGAGCCCCAAATCGTAGGACCAGGGACGCCAGACCTCGGCCGTGGCGTCAGCGAGATCGGTGCCGAGGCTACCGAGAAGGGGTGGCCAACGGAGCTTTCGTACACCTTGGTTGGCTCGTGCACCAACTCTTCCTATGAGGACATCGCCCGTGCAGCGTCGATTGCACGTTGGGCAAATGAGCGAGGTCTCAAAGTCAAGAGTCCACTCTTAGTCACCCCTGGCTCAGAACGCGTGCGCGCCACCATTGAGCGCGACGGACTCCTCGATGACTTGCGTGCCATCGGGGCGACTGAGCTCGCCAACGCCTGCGGTCCTTGCATCGGACAATGGAAGCGCACCGACAAAGCTGCAGAGGGAGTCAACTCGATCCTCACCTCGTATAACCGCAACTTTCCCAAGCGTAATGACGGGAGCGCCGACACCCTGGCCTTTATTGCATCACCTGAGATCGTTGTCGCCTACGCGCTGGTCGGCCACTTCAACTTCAACCCCCTCACCGATGACATCGAAGGAGAACGTCTTCCGCAACCAACCGGCGAACGACTCCCGGCGCAAGGGTTTGCCAGTGAACAATCAGGCTTTCGGGCACCGCCAAGTGATAGCTCAACCGTCGTGGTCAAGGTGGACCCATCCTCTGAGCGGCTCCAACTCTTGGAACCCTTTAGCCCCTGGGATGGGAAGGATCTCCTCGGACTCCCCGTGCTCATGAAGGCGGTTGGCAAGTGCACCACCGACCACATCTCCGCCGCTGGACCCTGGCTTCGCTATCGAGGCCACCTGGACAACATCTCCAACAACCTTTTCCTTGGCGTGAACAACGCCTTCGGATCGGTCGCCGGCAAGGGCTGGTGCAAGATCCATGAGACTGAAGAGTCGCTACCGGAGATCGCCCGCCATTACAAAGCTGCAGGCATCGCCTGGGTAGCGATTGGCGACGAGAACTATGGCGAGGGATCGTCCCGTGAACACGCGGCGATGGAGCCAAGGTTCCTTGGTGCTCGCGCGATCATCGCCCGCTCCTTCGCTCGCATCGCAGAGACCAACCTGAAGAAGCAGGGAATCTTGCCACTGACGTTTGCGGATCCAGCCACGTATGAGCTCATCGAACGCGATGACGCGATCGACATCGTCGATCTTGCCAATCTCGCGCCCGACACTCCTGTCCATGGCAAGATCCATCATGCCAACAGAGAGACGGTGGACTTCGTAATGAACCACACCCTCTCACCCACCCACATCGAATGGTTCCATGCTGGGAGTGCGCTTAACATCATTCGTGAGCGTGCTCGCTAG
- a CDS encoding glutamine amidotransferase, producing the protein MSVKIVSIFPEVLGTYGDHGNARILAHLVRRSGETPEVVTVSVNEAVPLDGDVYLLGGGEDGPQSLAARRLREGSPLHHVVERGGSILAVCAGYQLLGRSFVAEGKTLAGLGLLPIESVPAPKRMVGEVLSEPLIGISQALMTGFENHGGMTILDDGAQPLARVRHGNGNGDDGYDGVIHASIIGTYMHGPVLARNPGLAQLLLARVGIAVEPSAPHWKLHHERCQDQIASLWTPRHR; encoded by the coding sequence GTGAGTGTAAAAATCGTCTCCATCTTCCCCGAGGTGCTTGGCACCTACGGCGACCATGGAAACGCCCGCATCCTGGCCCATCTCGTTCGTCGGAGTGGGGAGACGCCGGAGGTGGTCACGGTCTCAGTCAACGAGGCAGTACCGCTCGATGGTGATGTGTACTTACTTGGCGGGGGTGAGGATGGCCCCCAGTCGCTGGCGGCTCGACGCCTGAGAGAGGGCTCACCGCTGCACCACGTGGTTGAGCGCGGGGGTTCGATTCTAGCGGTCTGTGCTGGCTACCAGCTCCTGGGTCGCAGCTTCGTCGCCGAAGGCAAGACTCTCGCTGGGCTTGGGCTACTCCCAATCGAGAGTGTTCCAGCCCCAAAGCGGATGGTGGGAGAGGTGTTGTCCGAGCCGTTGATCGGGATCTCGCAGGCGTTGATGACGGGTTTTGAGAACCATGGCGGCATGACCATTCTCGATGACGGTGCCCAACCCCTGGCCAGGGTGCGGCATGGCAACGGGAACGGTGACGATGGCTACGACGGCGTGATCCACGCTTCGATCATCGGCACGTACATGCATGGTCCGGTCTTGGCTCGAAACCCTGGGTTAGCGCAACTGCTCCTGGCTCGGGTGGGGATCGCGGTTGAGCCGTCGGCGCCGCATTGGAAGCTCCACCATGAACGGTGTCAGGACCAAATCGCTAGTCTCTGGACGCCGAGACATCGGTGA
- a CDS encoding MurT ligase domain-containing protein: MNPSLRTDLARRAALVSALAARFVPGFQGQTLPGRIALAIDPDFLSHRHAKGLATRSIVVTGTNGKTTTTAFVRALLGPKALANRGSNLPWGVATVLAKGNGHATGAVFEVDEAYVPSVATSLAPAVLVWLNMSRDQLDRNLEVRRLAARIAESAAVIETVVANASDPLIVANANLFRRSIWVKGPEGWHQDAQSCPRCTGELTYESQWSCEACGLSEPQADYEVDEQRRVRARGISLGVLDPGLPGGFNLLNALMAAVAVGEATGKPLGELIGRVSVSTGVDGRFGTWWLTKLATTPSLVTYLAKNPAGWHANLSLIGALEGELVLGLNARVADGCDTSWIWDVDFETLYGSRSSARVIATGERATDLALRLEVAGFDVTVVSSQVEALRLAARRQGSVDPTGSVGGNRILYLGNYTAFRALVSDLEKLGAIQGVGAGVVS, translated from the coding sequence ATGAACCCTTCTCTCCGGACAGATTTGGCGCGCCGCGCGGCACTCGTGAGTGCTTTGGCTGCGAGGTTCGTGCCGGGTTTTCAAGGGCAGACCCTTCCCGGGCGTATCGCTCTGGCGATCGACCCTGACTTTCTCTCCCATCGGCACGCCAAGGGTCTTGCAACACGATCCATCGTAGTAACCGGCACCAACGGTAAGACGACGACGACCGCCTTCGTTCGGGCGCTGTTGGGTCCTAAGGCACTGGCTAATCGCGGATCGAACCTTCCGTGGGGTGTGGCTACGGTGTTGGCCAAGGGTAATGGGCATGCGACCGGTGCTGTGTTTGAAGTTGACGAAGCGTACGTGCCATCGGTGGCGACAAGTCTTGCGCCGGCCGTCCTTGTCTGGTTGAATATGTCACGGGATCAACTGGATCGTAACCTCGAGGTGCGTCGATTAGCGGCGAGGATCGCCGAGTCGGCTGCGGTGATCGAGACGGTGGTGGCCAACGCTAGCGACCCGTTGATCGTCGCGAATGCGAATCTCTTTCGGCGTTCTATCTGGGTCAAAGGCCCTGAGGGCTGGCACCAGGATGCCCAATCGTGCCCGCGATGTACGGGCGAGCTGACGTATGAGAGCCAATGGAGTTGTGAGGCCTGTGGCCTCTCGGAGCCACAGGCGGACTACGAGGTAGACGAACAGAGGCGCGTGAGGGCGCGAGGGATCTCGCTTGGCGTTCTTGACCCAGGCTTGCCTGGGGGGTTCAACCTCTTGAATGCTCTGATGGCGGCCGTCGCTGTTGGTGAGGCGACCGGCAAACCGCTTGGGGAGCTCATTGGACGTGTGTCGGTATCCACCGGTGTTGATGGGCGCTTTGGGACCTGGTGGTTGACGAAGTTGGCAACGACGCCATCGCTTGTCACCTATCTCGCTAAGAACCCTGCGGGTTGGCACGCCAATCTCAGTCTCATCGGTGCCCTGGAGGGTGAGCTTGTGCTTGGGCTCAATGCCCGTGTAGCGGACGGGTGCGACACCTCCTGGATCTGGGATGTCGACTTTGAAACACTGTATGGCTCGCGGTCTTCGGCACGGGTCATTGCAACGGGGGAGCGAGCAACCGATCTTGCCTTGCGCCTTGAGGTGGCGGGCTTTGACGTCACCGTCGTATCGTCTCAGGTTGAGGCCCTTCGATTGGCTGCGCGCCGCCAGGGATCGGTGGACCCGACGGGTTCGGTGGGTGGCAATCGCATCCTCTATCTTGGCAACTACACCGCGTTTCGCGCGTTGGTGAGCGATTTGGAGAAGCTAGGGGCGATCCAGGGAGTCGGTGCCGGGGTGGTATCGTGA
- a CDS encoding LysR family transcriptional regulator, producing the protein MELRQLRSLLAVEEAGSFSAAAEALDTVQSNISSHISRLERELNTLLIDRRTGTLTEEGEIVARRSRRLLEELEEIYTDLDGLKADITGRVRLGIIATTASWLLPLLLDQLGSAHPRIELEIAEGTAASLQRRLHSGNIDLALLTTPLTIDGLTFESLFTETYVLITEPEHPLAHQESISLYEAVQYPLIVPPSHIGFREELEAMAATRGLQLKHTAEIDGLHVVAILALGGYGSAILPSSAILSLVQPTPRVSIPIVDLNPRRVGIGRYRNRIQSAASKAVVETLVTILRSPKTSLPEGIASAIRNPERSRV; encoded by the coding sequence ATGGAGCTCCGCCAATTACGTTCGCTCCTCGCGGTCGAAGAGGCAGGTAGCTTTTCTGCAGCCGCCGAGGCACTCGACACGGTACAGTCGAACATCTCGAGTCACATCTCACGCCTCGAGCGCGAGCTCAACACCCTGCTCATCGACCGTCGCACCGGTACCCTCACTGAAGAGGGAGAGATCGTCGCTCGCCGGTCTCGCCGACTCCTTGAGGAGCTCGAGGAGATCTACACCGATCTCGATGGCCTCAAGGCCGACATCACCGGCCGGGTTCGCCTCGGCATCATCGCCACAACCGCAAGCTGGCTCCTCCCTCTTTTGCTTGATCAACTGGGCTCCGCACACCCCAGGATTGAGCTAGAGATCGCCGAGGGCACCGCTGCCTCGCTTCAGCGGCGGCTGCACTCTGGCAACATCGACCTCGCGCTGCTCACTACCCCACTTACGATCGATGGTCTCACCTTCGAGTCCCTCTTCACTGAGACCTACGTCCTCATAACCGAGCCCGAGCATCCCCTCGCTCACCAGGAGTCGATCTCGCTCTACGAAGCCGTCCAGTATCCCCTCATCGTCCCGCCCAGCCACATAGGCTTTAGAGAAGAGCTCGAAGCCATGGCTGCTACGCGGGGCCTCCAACTCAAACACACCGCCGAGATCGATGGCCTACACGTCGTTGCCATCCTGGCGCTTGGGGGCTACGGCTCTGCGATTCTCCCGTCGAGCGCCATCCTGAGCCTCGTGCAGCCAACCCCCCGAGTCTCGATCCCAATCGTCGACCTCAACCCCCGGCGGGTAGGCATCGGTCGATACCGCAATCGCATCCAATCGGCCGCCTCCAAGGCCGTGGTTGAGACGCTCGTCACCATCCTCCGCTCACCAAAAACCTCGCTCCCGGAAGGCATAGCAAGCGCTATAAGGAATCCAGAGCGTTCCCGGGTTTGA
- a CDS encoding SDR family oxidoreductase — translation MAKFCDQRIVIVTGAGRGIGRAHALLFAEHGAKVVVNDLGAEVDGSGSGSGPAGEVVDMIRASGGEAVANGDDVSSWEGAQRIVNTAIDTFGGLDVLVNNAGILRDRMIINMTEDEWDLVIGVHLKGTFNMIHWAASYWRELSKAGTPRDARIINTTSASGIYGNVGQANYGAAKAGIASLTNIAAMELGRYGVTVNAVAPVALTRMTENLGIVADDDVKAKEQLAPENISPLVVWLGSDRSRSITGRVFDVAGNHVDVAEGWHAGPGVDAAGVRFSVEELDPLMVDLVAKARKNADMSGHEPA, via the coding sequence ATGGCAAAGTTTTGTGACCAGAGGATTGTGATCGTGACCGGGGCAGGTCGTGGCATTGGGCGTGCACACGCGCTGCTCTTTGCTGAACACGGAGCCAAGGTCGTCGTCAACGACCTCGGCGCGGAGGTCGATGGATCTGGCTCTGGCAGTGGACCCGCAGGCGAGGTTGTCGACATGATTCGGGCCTCTGGCGGCGAGGCGGTCGCTAACGGCGACGACGTCTCCTCCTGGGAGGGAGCGCAACGCATCGTCAACACCGCCATCGACACGTTTGGCGGACTCGATGTCTTGGTTAATAACGCCGGCATCCTCCGTGATCGGATGATCATCAACATGACCGAGGACGAGTGGGATCTCGTCATCGGTGTCCACCTCAAAGGCACCTTTAATATGATCCACTGGGCGGCGAGCTACTGGAGAGAGCTCTCCAAGGCCGGCACGCCGCGCGATGCCCGCATCATCAACACGACCTCAGCCTCAGGGATCTATGGCAACGTCGGTCAAGCCAACTATGGCGCGGCTAAGGCCGGCATTGCATCGCTGACCAACATCGCCGCCATGGAACTCGGTCGCTACGGGGTTACCGTCAACGCCGTCGCCCCAGTTGCGCTCACGCGTATGACTGAAAATCTTGGAATAGTGGCCGATGACGACGTCAAGGCCAAGGAGCAACTCGCACCCGAGAACATCTCACCACTCGTCGTGTGGTTGGGCTCTGATCGTTCCCGCTCAATCACCGGTCGCGTCTTCGATGTGGCCGGGAACCATGTCGATGTCGCCGAGGGCTGGCATGCCGGACCAGGCGTCGACGCCGCTGGCGTACGGTTCAGCGTCGAGGAGTTGGATCCCCTCATGGTCGATCTCGTCGCCAAGGCGCGTAAGAACGCGGATATGTCCGGGCACGAACCAGCCTAA